One window from the genome of Pelobates fuscus isolate aPelFus1 chromosome 13, aPelFus1.pri, whole genome shotgun sequence encodes:
- the LOC134582554 gene encoding thiosulfate:glutathione sulfurtransferase-like isoform X1, whose translation MRFSALQPSGPEEQLLDLDLLPPSIINHSHYTITSDELKKLNAQGTAQIFDVRTPEEVQNGKISNAINIPITEFEDAFKMDPETFAKIFKVDKPKLDDNIVVHCQSGRRGARAADIASSLGYKHVQNLVGGYKEWSQKEGKLSTDVCHFGHGLPNSN comes from the exons ATGAGATTCTCTGCCTTACAACCATCAGGCCCTGAGGAGCAATTACTAGACTTAGATCTTCTTCCACCAAGCATCATAAACCACTCCCATT ACACCATCACATCTGATGAACTGAAAAAGCTAAACGCCCAAGGAACAGCACAGATATTTGATGTAAGAACACCAGAGGAGGTCCAAAATGGGAAAATCTCAAATGCCATAAATATTCCCA TCACTGAGTTTGAAGAtgcttttaagatggaccctgagaCATTTGCCAAGATCTTCAAGGTTGACAAACCCAAGCTGGATGATAACATTGTTGTTCATTGTCAGTCAGGAAGGCGTGGAGCTCGGGCCGCAGACATTGCTTCTTCTTTGGGATACAAACA TGTTCAAAACCTCGTTGGTGGATACAAGGAATGGTCCCAGAAAGAAGGAAAATTATCTACGGATGTTTGCCATTTCGGACATGGTCTTCCCAATTCGAACTGA
- the LOC134582490 gene encoding thiosulfate:glutathione sulfurtransferase-like: MFRVRRLFAQLHSTGRQAAGYCISPVNMSADTITSDELKKLNAQGTAQIFDVRTPEEVQNGKISNAINIPITEFEDAFKMDPETFAKIFKVDKPKLDDNIVVHCQLGRRGARAADIASSLGYKHVQNLVGGYKEWSEKEGKLSTDVCHFEHGLPNSN, encoded by the exons ATGTTTAGGGTGAGGAGACTCTTTGCTCAGCTTCATTCTACAGGAAGACAGGCAGCTGGATACTGTATCTCACCTGTTAACATGAGTGCAG ACACCATCACATCTGATGAACTGAAAAAGCTAAACGCCCAAGGAACAGCGCAGATATTTGATGTAAGAACACCAGAGGAGGTCCAAAATGGGAAAATCTCAAATGCCATAAATATTCCCA TCACTGAGTTTGAAGAtgcttttaagatggaccctgagaCATTTGCCAAGATCTTCAAGGTTGACAAACCCAAGCTGGATGATAACATTGTTGTTCATTGTCAGTTAGGAAGGCGTGGAGCTCGGGCCGCAGACATTGCTTCTTCTTTGGGATACAAACA TGTTCAAAACCTCGTTGGTGGATACAAGGAATGGTCTGAGAAAGAAGGAAAATTATCTACGGATGTTTGCCATTTCGAACATGGTCTTCCCAATTCGAACTGA
- the LOC134582554 gene encoding thiosulfate:glutathione sulfurtransferase-like isoform X2, with the protein MSADTITSDELKKLNAQGTAQIFDVRTPEEVQNGKISNAINIPITEFEDAFKMDPETFAKIFKVDKPKLDDNIVVHCQSGRRGARAADIASSLGYKHVQNLVGGYKEWSQKEGKLSTDVCHFGHGLPNSN; encoded by the exons ATGAGTGCAG ACACCATCACATCTGATGAACTGAAAAAGCTAAACGCCCAAGGAACAGCACAGATATTTGATGTAAGAACACCAGAGGAGGTCCAAAATGGGAAAATCTCAAATGCCATAAATATTCCCA TCACTGAGTTTGAAGAtgcttttaagatggaccctgagaCATTTGCCAAGATCTTCAAGGTTGACAAACCCAAGCTGGATGATAACATTGTTGTTCATTGTCAGTCAGGAAGGCGTGGAGCTCGGGCCGCAGACATTGCTTCTTCTTTGGGATACAAACA TGTTCAAAACCTCGTTGGTGGATACAAGGAATGGTCCCAGAAAGAAGGAAAATTATCTACGGATGTTTGCCATTTCGGACATGGTCTTCCCAATTCGAACTGA